Proteins encoded by one window of Paenibacillus urinalis:
- a CDS encoding nitroreductase family protein, whose amino-acid sequence MAKEFMEALKERRSYYAISKESHVSDARIEEIIGEAVKYTPSSFNSQSARVVVLLGEKHDKLWNITEETLRKTVNDEEKFKSTADKMASFRAGYGTVLFFEDQEVIENLQKQFALYADNFPVWANQSSGMLQLVVWTALKQEGLGASLQHYNPLIDDEVKEVFDVPATWKLIAQMPFGAPAADPGDKDFAPLDTRLKVLK is encoded by the coding sequence ATGGCTAAAGAATTTATGGAAGCTCTCAAGGAAAGAAGATCATATTACGCGATTTCTAAAGAATCCCATGTTTCGGATGCAAGAATTGAGGAGATCATTGGTGAAGCAGTCAAGTATACTCCGTCTTCTTTTAACTCCCAATCGGCCCGCGTTGTCGTATTACTGGGTGAGAAGCATGATAAGCTCTGGAATATTACGGAAGAAACACTTCGCAAAACGGTAAATGACGAGGAGAAATTTAAATCGACTGCAGACAAAATGGCGAGCTTCCGTGCAGGATATGGAACCGTGCTGTTCTTCGAGGATCAGGAAGTGATTGAGAACCTGCAGAAGCAGTTTGCTCTTTATGCGGACAACTTCCCCGTCTGGGCCAACCAATCTAGCGGCATGCTGCAATTGGTCGTATGGACAGCGCTGAAGCAAGAAGGACTTGGAGCATCCCTCCAGCACTACAATCCGCTGATTGACGACGAAGTGAAGGAAGTATTCGATGTTCCTGCAACATGGAAGCTGATTGCACAGATGCCTTTTGGAGCGCCTGCGGCAGATCCGGGAGACAAAGATTTTGCACCACTGGATACCCGTCTTAAAGTGTTAAAATAA
- a CDS encoding DUF3243 domain-containing protein, translating to MSEQTHMINKDRKVELNQVDEVMDRMAPEQKDDILEQFETFKQYLKKRVSLGESLGLNEEQLALVAEKVAEMLSKNEEPRNREEKLLQELWNAANNEQQHALAHVLVKFVKN from the coding sequence ATGTCAGAACAAACACATATGATTAATAAGGATAGAAAAGTAGAGCTGAATCAGGTGGATGAAGTGATGGATCGAATGGCTCCGGAACAAAAAGATGATATTTTGGAACAATTCGAAACATTCAAACAATACTTGAAGAAGCGTGTATCCTTGGGAGAATCACTTGGATTAAATGAAGAACAGCTGGCGCTGGTTGCAGAAAAGGTTGCAGAGATGTTATCCAAGAATGAAGAGCCGAGAAACAGAGAGGAGAAGCTGCTACAGGAATTGTGGAATGCAGCTAATAACGAACAACAGCATGCATTAGCACATGTGTTGGTCAAATTCGTTAAAAATTAG
- a CDS encoding amidohydrolase/deacetylase family metallohydrolase — MHTRVLRAVRTVHSEERFDLVIRQGQITAIEQSGSATGDEIIDCSGQYVSSGWIDMHVHAMDSYQPYGDDADKIGVGQGVTTIVDAGSCGADHLEELYQRSRTAKTRVLAFLNISRIGLGLRQDELSRAEWIDPQLAAETITKYRDFIVGLKARISRSVVKEEGISPLSAALLISEQAKLPLMVHIGSGPPGIHEVLNSLRARDIVTHYLHGKANNILDNHNELIPELNAAIRRGLHLDVGHGTASFSFHVAETAKDRGVHPDTISTDIYRGNRVHGPVYSLADVMTKFMIIGYSLAEVIDRVTKRAADWLGRPELGRIQVGDEANLTLFEVVPESRTMTDSNGDTRLAESIIQSRGAIIGEYFYSS; from the coding sequence ATGCATACCCGAGTACTTCGTGCAGTGAGGACCGTTCATTCGGAGGAGAGGTTTGATCTGGTGATCAGGCAGGGACAAATCACTGCCATAGAGCAATCAGGATCCGCAACAGGTGATGAAATTATAGATTGTTCAGGACAATACGTATCGAGCGGTTGGATTGATATGCATGTCCATGCTATGGACAGCTACCAGCCTTATGGTGATGACGCTGACAAGATCGGTGTAGGTCAGGGCGTTACCACCATTGTCGATGCAGGGAGCTGTGGTGCGGATCATTTAGAGGAGCTGTATCAACGCAGCAGGACAGCAAAGACGAGAGTGCTGGCCTTCTTAAATATATCCCGGATTGGGCTGGGCTTAAGGCAGGATGAGCTGAGTAGAGCGGAGTGGATAGACCCGCAATTAGCTGCGGAGACCATAACCAAGTACCGTGATTTTATCGTCGGACTCAAAGCGAGAATTAGCAGGAGTGTAGTCAAGGAAGAAGGAATAAGCCCATTAAGTGCAGCCCTTCTTATATCGGAACAAGCCAAACTGCCGCTTATGGTCCATATTGGTTCCGGTCCTCCCGGTATTCATGAAGTGCTGAACAGCCTGAGAGCACGAGATATTGTCACTCATTATCTGCATGGGAAGGCCAATAACATTCTGGATAACCATAATGAGCTCATCCCCGAGCTGAACGCGGCGATCCGTCGCGGCTTGCATCTGGATGTCGGACATGGTACGGCCAGCTTCTCCTTTCATGTTGCTGAGACTGCCAAAGATAGAGGGGTTCATCCGGATACGATCAGTACAGACATATACAGAGGTAATCGCGTGCATGGTCCGGTGTACAGCCTGGCCGATGTGATGACCAAATTTATGATTATCGGTTACTCTCTTGCTGAGGTTATAGATCGGGTGACAAAGCGGGCAGCAGACTGGCTTGGACGGCCGGAGCTGGGACGAATTCAGGTTGGGGATGAAGCGAATCTTACGTTGTTTGAAGTGGTGCCTGAGTCAAGAACGATGACCGATTCGAATGGAGACACACGTCTTGCCGAGTCCATTATTCAATCGAGAGGAGCAATTATAGGTGAATACTTCTATTCTTCATAA
- a CDS encoding DgaE family pyridoxal phosphate-dependent ammonia lyase: MNTSILHKYGLKRVINASGRMSILGVSAPTDSVMEAMKQGGQQYVEISDLTNKAGEHIASLLGAEAAAIVNSASSGIALSVAAMVTQGNRGLSLKLHQETISKNEIVMLKGHNVQYGAPVETMIYLGGGKLVEAGYANEGKQEHLADAITERTAAILYVKSHHSVQKNMISAAEAWEVAREHQVPLIIDAAAEEDLKSYISISDLVIYSGSKAIEGPTSGIVAGKSKYIEWLKVQLHGIGRSMKVGKESSFGLLQALDEYGVKQDRSEEEKQSLMELAALSELAGIEMSIVQDEAGRLIYRGRIKVNAEEAGINAVQMAEKLRTGDIAIYTRDYGVKQGYFDIDPRSLKADDMTVIIDRITEIIKGG; the protein is encoded by the coding sequence GTGAATACTTCTATTCTTCATAAGTACGGTTTAAAAAGAGTGATTAATGCAAGCGGCAGAATGAGCATTCTGGGTGTATCCGCACCGACGGACTCCGTTATGGAAGCGATGAAGCAAGGTGGACAGCAGTACGTTGAAATCAGCGATCTAACGAACAAGGCAGGAGAGCATATTGCAAGCCTGCTCGGTGCTGAGGCGGCCGCTATCGTCAATTCGGCTTCAAGCGGTATCGCGCTGTCGGTGGCAGCTATGGTAACGCAGGGGAATCGGGGGTTAAGTCTCAAGCTCCATCAAGAGACGATCAGCAAAAATGAAATCGTGATGCTGAAGGGCCACAACGTTCAATATGGAGCACCTGTAGAGACGATGATCTATTTGGGCGGAGGCAAGCTGGTAGAGGCCGGATATGCAAACGAAGGCAAGCAGGAGCATCTGGCGGATGCGATTACAGAGCGAACGGCGGCAATTCTCTATGTGAAATCACACCATAGTGTTCAGAAGAATATGATCTCTGCTGCGGAAGCATGGGAGGTAGCAAGAGAGCACCAGGTCCCTCTTATAATAGATGCGGCAGCGGAGGAGGATCTAAAGAGCTATATATCCATTTCTGACCTCGTAATTTATAGCGGCTCCAAAGCAATTGAGGGCCCTACTTCCGGTATCGTGGCGGGCAAAAGTAAATATATTGAATGGCTTAAAGTACAGCTGCACGGAATCGGCAGAAGTATGAAAGTAGGCAAGGAATCCTCATTCGGGCTGCTGCAGGCGCTGGATGAATATGGGGTCAAACAGGATCGAAGTGAAGAAGAGAAACAATCCTTAATGGAGCTTGCCGCATTATCTGAACTCGCAGGCATCGAAATGAGCATCGTACAGGATGAGGCTGGAAGGCTTATTTATCGGGGGCGAATCAAGGTGAATGCGGAAGAAGCCGGAATCAATGCCGTACAAATGGCAGAGAAGCTCCGTACAGGAGATATTGCCATCTATACCCGTGATTACGGTGTGAAGCAGGGATATTTTGATATTGATCCACGGTCACTTAAGGCAGACGATATGACGGTTATTATTGATCGAATTACGGAAATCATTAAGGGAGGCTGA
- a CDS encoding acyl-[acyl-carrier-protein] thioesterase, whose translation MTEIAKETFIVSSSQSDLHSRIKLSSILERLQDAADRHLQELGITISEMLKNHYGWMLMTIEIDCDQIPVLEEEWTISTWSRGYKGVVWLRDYRFEGSEGATGYARSTWTLVDIHKRKILRPSALPYDIPTVTSQTSSDIPDKVSIPEEIELKTAYEFKAGYSTTDSNGHLNNARYADLCYDALTAEELEHLVWRRFRITYHREVRLNETFILQRSDGDGSSIWFRGMNSEGFSIFEAQMVYEHKLPQ comes from the coding sequence GTGACAGAGATAGCTAAAGAAACCTTTATTGTGAGCTCCAGCCAGTCCGATCTGCATTCGCGCATTAAGCTCTCGTCCATTCTTGAACGGCTTCAGGATGCAGCTGACCGACATTTGCAGGAGTTAGGAATTACGATAAGCGAGATGCTGAAGAATCATTACGGCTGGATGCTCATGACGATCGAGATCGATTGTGATCAGATTCCGGTGCTTGAGGAAGAATGGACGATATCGACATGGTCCAGAGGGTACAAAGGTGTTGTGTGGCTAAGAGATTATCGATTCGAGGGCTCTGAGGGAGCAACGGGTTATGCAAGGTCAACCTGGACCTTGGTTGATATTCACAAGCGCAAGATATTGCGTCCGTCCGCATTGCCTTATGACATTCCGACGGTAACCAGTCAGACCTCCAGCGATATTCCGGATAAAGTGTCTATTCCCGAAGAAATTGAGCTTAAGACCGCTTATGAGTTCAAAGCCGGGTATAGTACAACAGATAGCAATGGACATTTGAACAATGCAAGATATGCAGACCTCTGTTATGATGCTCTGACAGCTGAGGAACTAGAACACCTCGTATGGAGAAGATTTAGAATTACTTATCATCGAGAGGTAAGATTGAACGAGACATTCATTCTTCAACGCTCGGATGGAGATGGATCAAGCATCTGGTTTCGTGGAATGAACTCCGAAGGCTTCAGCATCTTTGAAGCTCAGATGGTTTATGAGCATAAGCTGCCCCAATAG
- a CDS encoding DMT family transporter, whose product MKVERKADLQMLLVTLLWGSSYLFMKEGLTSIQELNMIALRFGLAFILMGIIFYRTWSTMTFRTLRQGFVLGAVLFVAFVFITYGVKQTTTSQAGFLISLSVVFVPILVSIVQKRWPEAKIVCSIVLAIAGIGLLTLENSMQLKTGDLLCMMGALSYALYILLSGRMVQQGDGKALSILQLGFAGGLALLFSILFEEPKLPASEGAWISILGLAVLCSAVAYTLQIMAQKHISSTRAGLIFSLEPVFAAGFAYALYGEQLSLNGYMGAALILGGVILTEVKWAKLFHFKKRNPSQRFGI is encoded by the coding sequence GTGAAAGTAGAACGTAAGGCAGATCTACAGATGCTGCTTGTGACCCTGTTGTGGGGTTCCTCTTATTTATTTATGAAGGAAGGTCTGACATCGATTCAGGAGCTGAATATGATTGCTCTTCGCTTCGGTTTGGCCTTTATTCTTATGGGCATCATTTTCTACAGAACCTGGTCCACAATGACATTCCGGACACTAAGGCAGGGTTTTGTGTTAGGAGCTGTCCTGTTTGTTGCCTTTGTATTCATTACTTATGGAGTCAAACAAACAACCACTTCGCAGGCCGGATTTCTGATCAGCCTATCTGTCGTATTTGTACCCATCCTCGTATCCATTGTTCAAAAACGGTGGCCCGAGGCAAAGATCGTATGCAGTATTGTGTTAGCTATAGCGGGTATCGGTCTTCTGACGCTTGAGAACAGCATGCAGCTCAAAACAGGAGATCTGTTATGTATGATGGGAGCCTTAAGTTATGCATTGTATATTCTTCTATCAGGGCGTATGGTTCAGCAAGGAGATGGTAAGGCACTCAGTATACTGCAGCTCGGCTTTGCAGGAGGACTCGCTCTTCTGTTCAGTATCCTATTTGAGGAACCGAAGCTTCCGGCTTCAGAAGGAGCCTGGATATCCATTCTGGGTCTGGCTGTATTATGCAGTGCAGTCGCCTACACGCTGCAAATCATGGCGCAGAAGCATATTTCCTCTACACGTGCCGGACTTATTTTTTCTCTGGAGCCTGTATTTGCTGCCGGCTTTGCCTATGCTTTATATGGAGAACAGCTGAGCTTGAACGGTTATATGGGAGCGGCTCTCATCTTGGGAGGCGTTATTCTTACCGAGGTCAAATGGGCTAAGCTGTTTCATTTCAAAAAACGAAACCCGTCTCAACGGTTCGGGATATAG
- a CDS encoding LysR family transcriptional regulator, with protein MSLAKYEIITTVVELQSLTKAAESLNLTQSAVSHAISSLEASCGFSLLIRSKSGIQLTSNGERILPYMREILKWNEMMHQEIQLLSGIQTGTVRIGTFTSVSSQWLPGVIKSFQHEYPAIHIKLKEGDYGEIKGWIASGAVDFGFLSLQGSSIFDTIPLKKDRLVCILPEGHALASAPAIHLDQLREEPFIMPKWGGDDEIESMIRTHKVKLSIRFEVAEEQAIIGMVQHGLGISILPEMVLGNLPDTIQVVPLAEEPYRMIGMAALSLSELSPAAHTFINSVQDWLTLQHLMDDLGHHPTSP; from the coding sequence ATGTCACTTGCAAAATACGAAATTATAACGACCGTGGTAGAGCTCCAAAGCTTGACGAAAGCAGCAGAAAGCTTGAATCTGACTCAATCCGCAGTTAGTCATGCGATTTCAAGTCTGGAAGCAAGCTGCGGTTTTTCATTACTTATTCGCTCCAAATCCGGTATTCAGCTTACTTCAAACGGAGAGCGCATACTGCCCTACATGAGAGAAATATTGAAGTGGAACGAAATGATGCATCAAGAAATCCAGTTACTGAGCGGCATTCAAACAGGTACAGTCCGAATCGGAACGTTCACGAGTGTGTCCTCACAGTGGCTTCCTGGTGTTATTAAGTCATTCCAGCATGAATATCCAGCTATTCACATTAAGCTTAAGGAAGGAGATTACGGTGAAATCAAGGGATGGATTGCCTCAGGCGCGGTTGATTTTGGATTTTTGTCACTGCAGGGCAGTTCGATTTTTGATACAATCCCGCTGAAGAAGGATCGCTTAGTATGTATCCTGCCTGAAGGACATGCTCTTGCATCGGCACCCGCCATTCATCTGGATCAGCTGCGAGAGGAGCCTTTCATTATGCCGAAATGGGGCGGAGATGATGAGATCGAATCCATGATTCGGACTCACAAGGTAAAGCTCAGCATTCGGTTTGAGGTTGCTGAAGAGCAAGCCATAATAGGAATGGTTCAGCACGGGCTCGGCATCAGCATTCTGCCGGAAATGGTCCTAGGCAATCTGCCGGATACGATACAGGTTGTCCCATTAGCAGAGGAGCCTTATCGCATGATCGGGATGGCTGCATTGTCCTTGTCCGAATTGTCGCCCGCAGCTCATACATTTATTAACTCGGTTCAGGATTGGTTAACCCTTCAGCATCTAATGGATGATCTTGGGCACCATCCTACTTCGCCATAA
- a CDS encoding AraC family transcriptional regulator, producing MTSIVANTFNMIDPLAFNYRNNHSVKHGQDDGFHSHPFYELYYFHEGKCTYVIGDKIYTLVPGDLILMHGMTLHRPHPDPSVPYVRTTLHFYPTMLEEYLVAERAHALLAPFEKLKNHVFHLTAEQQQETETSLAQLNQLYEMKGREQMSDRFVLKLCDFLIMAQQFTDNKLLEQRTRTDKEEHIQGIITYLETNYMNEIGLDEIARELHLSKPYMAALFKEMTGTTIFKYLYMRRINQAKLLFRFHPDMSVTEASKKSGFKRVSHFSRMFKQTVGCTPEVFRTHHLI from the coding sequence GTGACTTCAATTGTGGCAAATACGTTCAACATGATTGATCCGCTCGCCTTTAATTACCGGAATAACCATTCGGTGAAGCACGGTCAGGATGACGGGTTTCATTCCCATCCTTTTTATGAGCTGTACTATTTCCACGAAGGCAAATGCACTTATGTTATTGGCGACAAGATCTATACTCTTGTCCCTGGTGATTTAATCTTAATGCATGGCATGACCTTGCACAGACCACACCCCGATCCAAGCGTTCCTTATGTAAGAACGACCTTGCATTTCTATCCAACAATGCTGGAGGAGTATCTTGTCGCTGAACGCGCGCATGCCCTGCTCGCACCATTCGAGAAACTGAAGAATCATGTATTTCATCTTACAGCTGAGCAGCAGCAGGAAACGGAGACGAGTCTAGCTCAGCTGAACCAGCTCTATGAGATGAAGGGGCGGGAGCAGATGAGTGATCGCTTCGTTTTGAAGCTGTGTGACTTCTTGATCATGGCACAGCAGTTCACCGACAATAAGCTGCTGGAGCAAAGAACACGTACGGATAAAGAAGAACATATCCAGGGCATCATTACTTATTTGGAGACAAATTATATGAACGAGATTGGCCTGGATGAGATCGCCAGAGAGCTGCATCTATCCAAGCCTTATATGGCAGCACTCTTCAAAGAGATGACAGGTACAACGATATTCAAATATTTATACATGCGACGAATCAATCAAGCCAAGCTGTTGTTTCGTTTCCATCCGGATATGTCCGTCACGGAAGCAAGCAAGAAATCGGGCTTCAAGCGGGTTTCGCATTTCAGCCGCATGTTTAAACAGACGGTGGGCTGCACACCGGAGGTTTTTCGCACCCATCATCTTATATGA
- a CDS encoding NAD(P)/FAD-dependent oxidoreductase gives MIYDCIIVGGGIAGLQAAIQLGRYSIHKVLVIDAGEGRSTICRNYHNILGFPEGISGEEIRRRGRAHAEATGIEFCTDRITSAKKEDELFKLSGDHDQLYQARTLLLATGITDRYPNIPGLRDALGMSVYICPDCDGYEIENKRTVIMGSGVTGAGMANILAKRASEMIYINHDQAEVTSELRDKLSRKGVQYIEEAITEVESDDKGMITAVKLASGAVVEAERGFIAFGGNKVHSALAGQLGAQIEDNKHVEADGRSRMSSVPNLWIAGDIGLHSEQAAVAMGDGLLSAIWINKALHQMRSS, from the coding sequence ATGATATATGATTGCATAATTGTCGGCGGAGGTATTGCCGGGCTGCAGGCAGCCATACAGCTGGGAAGGTATTCTATACACAAGGTGCTTGTTATTGATGCGGGGGAAGGTCGTTCGACCATATGCCGTAATTATCATAATATACTGGGGTTTCCAGAGGGTATATCGGGAGAGGAGATCCGCAGACGAGGGAGAGCGCATGCTGAAGCGACGGGCATTGAATTTTGTACAGATCGCATTACTTCTGCCAAAAAGGAAGATGAGCTCTTCAAACTGAGCGGAGATCATGATCAGTTGTATCAAGCAAGAACACTTCTGCTCGCTACAGGTATTACAGATCGGTACCCGAATATCCCAGGCCTCCGAGATGCGCTGGGAATGTCAGTGTATATATGTCCTGATTGTGATGGATACGAGATTGAGAACAAGCGCACTGTTATTATGGGCTCTGGTGTTACTGGCGCCGGTATGGCGAACATCTTGGCTAAACGGGCCTCCGAGATGATCTACATTAATCATGATCAAGCTGAAGTCACCTCAGAATTGAGAGATAAATTGAGCCGAAAGGGTGTTCAATATATTGAGGAAGCGATTACTGAAGTAGAGAGTGATGATAAGGGCATGATAACAGCTGTTAAACTGGCAAGTGGTGCGGTTGTCGAAGCTGAACGAGGGTTTATCGCTTTTGGAGGCAACAAGGTTCATTCGGCATTGGCGGGGCAGCTCGGTGCTCAGATAGAGGATAACAAGCATGTTGAGGCGGACGGGCGTTCGCGAATGTCATCTGTTCCAAACCTATGGATTGCGGGTGACATCGGACTGCATTCCGAGCAAGCTGCTGTGGCGATGGGAGATGGCCTCCTCTCAGCGATTTGGATTAATAAAGCCTTGCATCAGATGCGAAGCAGCTAA
- a CDS encoding NAD(P)/FAD-dependent oxidoreductase codes for MLDCIIIGGGPAGLSAGLVLGRSLRRTVILDHGRPRHARTRQSHGYLTRDGASPAEFRQIAHQELSEYPFISIMQEEVVDVQPVYGGFIARMSSGKEVAGRKVLLSTGLREILPTLPGLQEYYGQSLFSCPYCDGYELRGKRIVLLAETTNVFSTAQMIYHWSKDLVICTDGKRILNVEQQRRLVNKGIRIAELPISQLTGSDGKLEAIRFSNGQTIEREGGFVIPQLSQASHIGPRLGCHMNDRGALITDPYGRTNIRGIYAAGDSTVTSPTQLVIAAAEGSKAAIGINMDLVYEDF; via the coding sequence ATGCTTGATTGCATCATTATAGGCGGCGGTCCTGCAGGACTGAGTGCTGGATTGGTGCTGGGTCGTTCTCTACGCAGAACGGTCATCTTAGATCACGGCAGACCTCGGCATGCACGAACCAGACAATCTCATGGTTATTTGACCAGGGATGGGGCTAGTCCTGCTGAATTCAGACAGATTGCTCATCAAGAGCTATCTGAGTATCCTTTCATAAGTATAATGCAAGAGGAGGTCGTTGATGTTCAGCCTGTATATGGCGGATTTATTGCCCGTATGTCCAGTGGTAAAGAAGTAGCCGGTAGAAAAGTTCTGCTAAGCACGGGTCTGCGTGAGATTCTTCCCACGCTGCCAGGACTCCAGGAATATTACGGACAAAGTCTCTTTAGCTGTCCCTATTGCGATGGTTACGAGTTAAGAGGGAAGCGCATTGTTCTTCTAGCGGAGACAACGAATGTATTCAGTACGGCTCAGATGATTTATCACTGGAGCAAGGATCTGGTTATATGTACAGATGGGAAGAGGATCCTTAATGTAGAACAACAAAGAAGACTTGTGAATAAAGGGATAAGAATTGCAGAGCTGCCTATTTCCCAATTAACTGGAAGTGACGGAAAGCTTGAGGCTATTAGATTCAGTAATGGTCAAACCATCGAGCGAGAAGGCGGGTTTGTAATACCTCAGCTAAGTCAAGCAAGCCATATTGGACCTAGACTGGGGTGTCATATGAACGACCGAGGGGCTTTGATAACAGATCCCTATGGGAGGACAAATATTCGAGGGATTTATGCAGCCGGGGATAGTACGGTCACTTCGCCTACACAGCTGGTTATTGCAGCAGCGGAAGGCAGCAAAGCGGCTATAGGAATCAATATGGATCTAGTTTATGAAGATTTCTAG
- a CDS encoding S-layer homology domain-containing protein, whose product MIVKKSMILGIIVSLLSVYIVPHHADASSSELPFRDIANSYAKEAIGRLYNQGIVRGTTLTTFEPGKKVTRAELAKMMSAALKVNPTMNDLSPFKDLKETDWYYGDISALVNLGIVQGRSESYFAPKSNVTRQEAAALMVRMLKTAPDPIEASSELPYTDHKHTSKWAWGYISQVTQLGFMQGDSGVFRPNDSLTRAEAAVLLDRILQSPRIRSELNNREADPILLGWQYDSTTAEYEKQVLEAGINTLSPRWYFLDATEVVQDHTDQRLLTFAERNKLNIWGMVGNRANAELTHRVLSNAAMREAAVTKLMDYAQKYGLAGLNIDFENVSPEDREYLILFMASLNSKLSSIGVTLSIDVSPDLGTSWTAAFDYKALGELADYVVLMGYEEHWNGSTAAGSVASLPWLENAVQKLQQNVPKDKIIAALPTYTRNWSLSSPQLGSYDISLKTQGEIYRNYSTAMKWDSEIAQYTLTYTSQGKSRGIWAEDSRSLSAKTTLFEAYDVAGYAFWYMGSETSDVWTAMNNARQYASYSFGL is encoded by the coding sequence ATGATTGTAAAAAAAAGCATGATCCTTGGCATTATTGTTTCATTATTGTCAGTTTATATCGTTCCGCATCATGCAGATGCATCTTCTTCGGAGCTCCCTTTTAGAGACATTGCGAACAGTTATGCCAAAGAAGCAATCGGCAGGTTGTACAATCAAGGCATTGTTCGCGGAACTACCTTGACGACGTTTGAGCCCGGAAAGAAGGTTACAAGAGCAGAGCTTGCTAAAATGATGAGCGCAGCTCTCAAGGTTAATCCAACGATGAACGATCTGTCTCCCTTCAAAGACCTGAAAGAGACAGACTGGTATTACGGTGACATTAGTGCACTTGTCAACCTGGGGATTGTTCAGGGAAGATCTGAGAGCTATTTTGCACCCAAATCAAATGTTACTCGACAGGAAGCTGCAGCACTTATGGTTCGTATGCTGAAGACCGCTCCTGATCCGATCGAAGCATCATCAGAGCTGCCTTACACAGATCATAAACATACTTCTAAGTGGGCATGGGGCTACATAAGTCAAGTAACTCAGCTCGGATTCATGCAGGGAGACAGCGGAGTGTTCAGACCGAATGATTCGTTAACCCGTGCAGAAGCAGCGGTTCTGCTGGACCGTATACTGCAATCACCAAGAATTCGATCTGAGCTTAATAACAGGGAAGCGGATCCGATTCTCCTTGGCTGGCAATACGATTCTACAACTGCTGAATACGAGAAGCAGGTGCTGGAAGCGGGTATCAATACGCTCTCTCCGCGCTGGTATTTTCTCGATGCGACAGAAGTTGTGCAGGATCATACGGATCAGAGACTATTAACCTTTGCCGAGAGAAACAAGCTGAATATATGGGGGATGGTAGGTAACCGGGCGAATGCAGAGCTGACACACCGTGTATTATCGAATGCAGCTATGAGGGAAGCTGCCGTCACGAAATTGATGGATTATGCGCAGAAGTACGGGTTAGCCGGCTTGAATATTGATTTTGAAAATGTGTCGCCAGAGGATCGCGAGTATCTGATATTGTTCATGGCTTCGCTGAATTCCAAGCTCAGCAGCATAGGTGTGACCCTATCTATTGATGTATCACCTGATCTAGGTACAAGCTGGACGGCTGCATTTGATTACAAGGCACTTGGCGAGCTGGCCGACTATGTCGTGTTAATGGGATATGAGGAGCATTGGAACGGCTCAACTGCGGCAGGCTCGGTTGCTTCGCTCCCATGGCTGGAAAATGCGGTACAGAAATTACAGCAGAATGTGCCCAAGGACAAGATTATCGCAGCTCTGCCAACCTATACTCGGAATTGGTCCTTGTCATCTCCTCAGCTTGGTTCATATGATATTTCACTGAAGACGCAGGGAGAAATCTATCGCAATTATTCAACTGCTATGAAATGGGATTCTGAGATTGCGCAATACACTTTAACCTATACTTCACAAGGGAAATCTCGCGGGATATGGGCGGAAGACAGCCGTTCATTGTCAGCCAAGACGACTCTATTTGAAGCCTATGATGTTGCTGGTTATGCATTTTGGTACATGGGCTCTGAAACTAGCGATGTATGGACAGCGATGAATAATGCCAGACAATATGCCTCATATTCATTTGGGTTATAA
- a CDS encoding DUF6376 family protein produces MRRQRKRKQQAVMMATMLASAVMLSACSAVESVNQSLNYVNEATEYINQVSTAGSELQNLAQEAVNNPDAAAQFQEQLEQIRTEASEFAQLTPPAIGESIHARLVEYNEQLTGMVDQFSQRIQEQGFTLENWEQTGIPDLITNINNLSQQLNELGG; encoded by the coding sequence ATGAGAAGACAGAGGAAGAGAAAACAGCAGGCTGTAATGATGGCGACGATGCTTGCTTCGGCTGTGATGTTATCCGCTTGTTCTGCCGTAGAGAGTGTGAATCAATCTCTTAACTATGTAAATGAGGCTACAGAATATATCAATCAAGTATCAACGGCGGGCTCGGAGCTTCAAAACCTGGCTCAGGAGGCTGTCAACAACCCTGATGCAGCAGCTCAGTTTCAGGAACAGTTGGAACAAATCCGGACAGAAGCCAGCGAGTTTGCTCAGCTTACACCTCCTGCTATCGGAGAATCCATCCACGCCAGACTTGTAGAATATAATGAGCAGCTCACCGGCATGGTGGATCAGTTCAGTCAGCGAATACAGGAGCAGGGCTTCACACTGGAGAACTGGGAGCAGACCGGTATTCCGGATCTGATAACGAACATTAATAATTTGAGCCAGCAGCTGAATGAATTAGGCGGCTAA